CCTCGAGCCGAGCGTGACGTTCGTCACGCCGGCCAACGGCAAGTTCTACGTGCCGGGCGAGACGCTCAACGCCTTCATCGAGTTCAAGGACAACGACGGCAACCGCCTGCACTCGACGGAGGAGATGCCCAACGGCCCGGAGATCTTCTCGGATCAGGCCACCGGCCTGCTGGCGGTGTGGTCCAACTTCTTCAACAACATCACCGAGCAGGACAACGTGGCGGACCTGGTGATCGGCGGGCCGCTGCAGAACTTCAAGGTGAACAGCGACGTGCTCGGCGGGTCTCCGGACTACTACAAGCCGGACTTCAGCTTCCCGATCTTCGAGAACGGCATCACCACGCACCTGGTGCCCACGCTGTGGACGTACAAGCGCTCCACGCGCTACGCCATCGAGATCCCCGCGGACGCCAAGCCCGGCACGTACGTGGCCTTCCTGAAGGCCACGCGCTACTGGATGGGCGAGCGCGTGTCGCGCAACCAGCCCTTCTTCTTCCAGGTGGGCCAGGAGGAGCTGACGACGTACCCGGCGCGGGTGGGCAACTGCCAGATCTGCCACCGCGGCGTGCTCTCCCTGGACAACCTGCGCCACGGCCTGTCGGTGGACCACGTGGAAGGCTGCAAGGTGTGCCACGACAGCGAGAGCGACGGTGACGCGCGCACCCAGGAGATCATCCACCGCATCCACATGCGCTCGCCCAAGTACCCGATGGCGAAGAACGACTGCACGGTGTGCCACCTGGTCAAGGAGAGCGCGGTCCGGCCGAGCATCACCACGTGCCGCACGTGCCACCCGTCGCTGCACGACAACCAGTACTGGCAGGCCGCGTTCACCCAGCGTGGCGAGCCCAACCGCTACGGCAACTGCGCCCAGGCCTGCCATGCAGAGTCCTCGACGCCCAAGGCCCACATCCTTCCCGACAACTGAGAGCCCAGCCCGCCATGCACAGAGCCATTCGCTACGGAATCACCCTGGGTGCACTCCTGCTGGGAGCTGGCTGCGAGAACCAGGCCGAAGCTCCCACGGAGTCCTCCTTCATCCCCCGGCCGAAGTACGTCTCCGTCGAGCAGGCCTCGCCGATGCTCACCACGCGCGTGGCTGGCTACGCGCTGGATCCGGAGGCCTTCTTCCTGAGCATCGCCAGCTGCCAGGCGCCGGCGTGCCCGCTGCCGCCGTTCCTGCTGGACAACAACCCGCTGTTCCTGCGCTCGGTGGTGCGGGGCGCGCCCATCACGGTGGCCGACCCGCTGTCCAGCCCCGCGCAGGTCGCGCCGCTGGCGAGCACGGATCCGCTGGGCATCTGGACGCTGCGGGCCGTGCCGAGCCGCAAGGAGCCGTACTTCCCCATCGCCCCGCAGCGCCAGGGCGCGCTGCCCTCGCCGACGGAGGATCTGTTCCCGGGGCTGCCGCCCATTCCGCCGACCAACTACCAGCGGACGGTGACGCTGCGCCCGGTCAAGACGGTGAACGCGGACTGCTTCGCCATCGAGGCGGCCGTCATCGGTGACAGCGGCATCACCCAGGCGATCGCCAAGTTCCTGACGACCAAGAGTGGTACGCCCGTGACGGTGGCCGACCTGCTCGACCCGACGAAGTACGGGGGCGTGGTCATCGTGTGGAACTACTTCCCGGGCTTCCCGTACGGCCGCATCCCGGGTGACGGCACCACGGTGGAGGCGAGCGCGGGCCAGGTGCTGAGCATCGAGTGGGCGCCTCCGGGCGTGCTGCCGCCGCCGGTGGCCGAGGCGCTGCAGTCGATGCGTGGCTTCTTCGTCAACGAGGCCGCGCCGGTGAGCAGCCTGGGCATCTCCGCGGTGCTGCTGCCGCCCACCGTCTCGCTGACCCAGGAGGTGACGTACACGCCGAGGGATCCGGGCAAGGACGCGCCGACGAACGCCGCGCTGCGCAGGCCGTGGGTGCACCGCCCGCTCAAGGCGGTGCCGATGCCCGGCTACATCACCTTCATGCCCGCCCAGTTCGAGCACGCGGACGGTCCGATCACGCCGTACACGCCGCTGACCAACTGCATCTCCAAGTGAGGATGCGTCTCGAATGCTTCGAAAGATCTTGATGGGTTTTGGGGCCCTGGTGGGCCTGATCATCCTGGGCGGCGTGGGGTTCTACGCCTACGTGACGTACCAGGCGAACAAGACCTACGACATCCCGCTGCCGGACATTCGTAGAGACACCTCTCCGGAGGCCCTGGCCCGCGGAGAGGTCATCTTCATGTCGCTGTGCGTGGAGTGCCACGCGCCCGCCGGAGAGATCCACGCGGTGGGCGCTCCCGTCACGGTGCTGCCGCCGGAGCTGGGCTACCTGCACTCGGCCAACCTCACCTCGGATCCGGTGGGGGGCATGGGCAACGTGAAGGACGAAGAGATCGCCCGGATGATCATCCACGGCGTCAACCATGAGGGGAAGCTGCGCCCCATGGTGCGCTTCTGGACGATGGCGGACGAGGACATCGCCGCGGTGATCGGCTTCATGAGGCAGGACAGGCCCGAGTTCGCGCCCGAGCCGAAGAAGGCTCCGCCCTCGGAGACGACGTTCCTGGGCAACATCGTCCAGGTGTTCGTGCTGGGCGTGCACACCGAGAAGCGGCCTCCGGTGAAGGCGCCGGCCAAGGCCCCCACGGTGGAGTACGGGAAGTACCTGTCGGAGGCCATGTTCGACTGCGTCGCCTGCCACACCCAGGGCCTGGAGGTGAACGAGGTGAAGGCGGCCAAGGACACCGCCTTCACCGGTGGCTTCGAGTTCGATCAGAAGCAGTCGGGCACCGAGGGCGTCATCTACTCGACCAACCTCACCCCGCATGAGACTCAGGGCCTGGGCAAGTGGACGCTGGAGCAGTTCAAGGTGGCCATGCGCGAGGGCATCGCGCCGGACAATCAGGTCCTGCGCACGCCGATGCCGCGCTTCCGTCGCCTGGACGATGTGCAGCTCGAGGCGATGTTCAAGTTCCTGAAGTCCCTGCCGGCCAGGGAGTCTCCCAAGTTCGCCCGCGAGCCGCTGCCTCGGGCCAAGGTGGATCCGAGCGCGGCGCCCGAGAAGCTCTTCAGCAGCCTGGGTTGCAACTACTGCCACGGCCCGAAGGGGCAGTACCGCGACAAGCTGAAGAACGCGATCAGCAAGCAGCCGGAAGAGGTGGCGAAGTGGATCCGCAACCCGGAGAGCTTCAAGCCGGGCACGCAGATGCCGACCTTCGCGCCGCTGCTCGACGAGGGGCAGGCGCTCGAGCTGGCCAGGTGGGTGCAGTCGAAGAACGGCGAGCCGTAGGCCCTGGCTCCGCGCGTGGCCCGGGCTTCGGCTCCGGGCCACCGCGCCGTCCTCAGCTCGTGACGAAGTTGACGAGCGACTCGAAGAGCCTGGGGTAGCGGGCCAGCCCATGGAGGACCCGGGCGCGCAGGGCCGGGTACCGGGCGATGGCCAGCATCAGCCTCACGGAGAGCGCGTAGCGCCAGTAGTGCCGGGCGACGGCGCGCTCGTAGGGCACGAGGGAGGCTCGAGAGGCCCCCCGGGCGAGCACCTCGGGCAGCAGGTGGCCCAGCGCGCTGGCGCCACGCAGCGCCAGGGTGAGGCCCTCTCCGGTGATGGCATCCACGTAGCCGGCCGCGTCTCCCACCAGCACGAAGCGATCGAGGGTCCGCCCGCGCACCTTGCGCAGGAAGGGGCCCGCTCCGCGCGCCTGGGAGTCCGCGGGTGCTCCCTCCAGCCGCTCCCGGAGCGCGGGGAAGCGCTGCAGGAGGCTGGGGAAGGAGATGGCGTCCTCCACCTTGCCGTCCTCCCAGAGGAAGGCCACGCCGACGCGCTCGTTGCCCGCCGGGGTGACGTAGGCCTCCAGGCCACGTGAGAGGTGGATCTCCACGAAGTCGGACCAGGGCCGCACGCGGAAGTGCTGGCGGAGGCCGAAGCGCCGAGGCGCGTGCGGCTTCACGGGCTCGTCCAGGCCCTGGGCCTGTCGCAGCGGCGAGGCCAGCCCGTCCGCGGCCACCAAGAGGCGGGCCTCCACCTCCTCTCCCGTCGCCGTCGTCAGCAGGACGCGCTCCGGCGAGCGGAGCACGTTCGCCACGCCGCAGCGCTCCCTCAGCGTGACGCCCGCCTCCCGAGCGGTGCGTGTCAGCGCCGAGGCCAGGGCCGTCCGCCGGATGCCGAGCCCCGGCGTGGGGGCAAAGCGCCCGGAGACGTCCGTGCCGTCTTCCTGGAGGTAGCGGATGCCCACGATGGGCGCGCAGTCCGCCGAGGTGAGGTACTGGCGGGCCCCGAGCGCCTCGAGCTCGCGCAGGCCCGGCGGCGCGAGGCCCTCTCCACAGGCCTTGTCCGCGGGCAGGGCCTGCCGATCGAAGACGACGGTGGAGAAGCCTCTGCGGGCGGCGTGGATGGCCACGGCGAGCCCGGCGGGGCCTCCTCCCACGATGGCGACGTCGATCGGCCTCACGGGGGGGGCAGGCCTGGAGGCTCGGGAGCGGCTTTGGGCAGGAAGCGGGGCCGGTGGGCGAAGGCCTGCTGGTACTCGGCGCCGAGCGCCTGTTCCTCGGCGCGGATGCGCACGTACAGCAGCACCGCGTTGCCCAGGGAGAAGAGGATGGCCGTCAGGTAGCCGCCGTGGATGAGCGGCAGGAAGGCGAACTCCAGGATGACGGCCACGTAGTTGGGGTGGCGGATGTAGCGGTAGGGCCCGTCCGTCACGGGCGTGGCGCCGGGGACGAAGATGATGCGGGTGTTCCACCGCTCGCCCAGGGTGGAGATGGCCCAGTAGCGCAGGGCCTGGGAGGCGATGGCGCCTCCCAGCGAGACGTAGCCCAGCAGGCCCGGGAAGGGCCGGTGCAGCGCCAGGGGCTCCAGCGCGCAGGCCACCAGGAAGGCGGTGTGGAACAGGACCATGACCCGGAAGTGGCCCTGGCCCACCTCCCGGCCGCCCTGTTCGAGCGCCCTCTTCGCGTTGCGGCGCGAGAGGACGAGCTCGTACAGGCGCTCGGCGCCGATCAGCCCGAGGAAGACGTAGTAGGCGGTGAGCGTAGACGCCTCACTTCCTGGCCTTGGCCCACACGCGCTTCATCCAGGCCTCGACGTCCTTGGCCTGGCGCGGGATGGCCCCGGAGAGCACCTTGCAGCCCCTGGCGGTGACGACGACGTCGTCCTCGATGCGCACGCCGATGCCGCGGTAGCGCGCCGGGACGGTGAGGTCGTCCGTCTGGAAGTAGAGGCCGGGCTCCACCGTGAGCACCATGCCGGCCTGGAGCTTGCCGTACTTGTAGGCCTCCTGGCGCGCCTGGGCGCAGTCGTGCACGTCCAGGCCCAGCATATGGCTGACGTTGTGCAGCGAGTAGCGCTTGTAGAACTGGTGCTCGTCCTTCAGCGCCTCCTGGGCGTCCGGGAGGATGCCCAGGCGCTCCAGGCCCGCGGCGAGCACGCGCATGGCCACGCGGTTGGGCTCCATGAAGTCGTTGCCCGGCTTCACCGCGGCGATGGCCTGCTCCTGGGCCTCGAGCACGAGCTCGTAGATTTCACGCTGCTCCTTGGAGAACTTGCCGGAGATGGGGAGCGTGCGGGTGATGTCCGCGGTGTAGAGGGTGTTGGCCTCGACGCCGGCGTCCAGCAGCAGCAGGTCGCCCTTCTTCACCGGGCCGTCGTTGCGCGTCCAGTGGAGCACGCAGGCGTGCGAGCCGGCGGCGGCGATGGTGCCGTAGCCGACGTCATTGCCCTCGACGCGGGCGCGCAGGCCGAAGATGCCCTCCACGGTGCGCTCCGTCCTGGCCGTCTTCAGGCTGGCGATGACGTCCTCGAAGCCGCGCTGGGTGGAGTCGATGGCGGACTGCAGCTCGCGGATCTCCTGGGCGTCCTTGAGCAGGCGCATCTCGGAGAGGGCCTGGGCGAGCCCCTTGTCGCGCTCGGCCTGGGCGGGCAGCACGTCATCCACCTTGGCGGAGTAGCCGCGCAGCACGCGGGTGGGGCGGGCCACGGCGCCATGGAGGCCGGCGAGGAAGTCCTTCAGCTCGGGCAGGCCGCGGGCCTCGTCCACGCCGAAGCGGGCCTGGCTCTCCTTCACGCCGAGGCGGGGGCCCACCCACAGCTCGCCCTTCACGCGGTCGGTGAAGAAGGTGGCGTCGCTGCGGCCCGGGTTGGGCTCGACGAAGAGGATGTCCGTGTGGCCGCCGCCCTCCTTGGGCTGGAGCACGAGGACGCAGTCCGGCTCGGTGTTGCCGGTGAGGTAGTAGAAGTCGCTGCCGGGGCGGAAGCGGAAGTGCGTGTCGTTGGCGCGCACCTTCTCGTGGCCGGTGGGGATGACGAGCGTCTCACCGGGGAAGAGCTGGGAGAGGGCGCGGCGGCGGGCGCGGAAGGCGTCGGCGTGCTTGAGCTTGGGAGGGAGCTTCCGGTTGGCCGGCTTCCAGCGCTTCATCATGAAGTCGAGCAGCGCGGGCGGCGGGACGGTGTCGTGGCTGGCGGGCTTCGCGGGAGCGGCCTGGGGCTCGGAGGTGACGGGCTGGGCAGCGGCGGGCTGAGCGGCGGCCTCGGAGGCGGCCTGGGCGGCGGCGGCTTCGGACTGGGTCGTCATGGTGGAGTGACTCTTCAACAACCGTGAGCCGGGCTTCAAGCCCTCAGCGGCTGTTTGGTGGGGAGATGTTCTCTCTCAGAAGGGCCACCTGCCCGAGGAGGACGGGGACGGCCGTCTCCACCCGGAGGATGCGGGGGCCGAGGGTGAAGGGGCGGAAGCCCTGGGCTTCGAGCAGCTCCGCCTCGAAGGGGACCCAGCCGCCGTCCGGCCCGATGGCGAGGACCACCCGGGGAGCGGCGCCCACACCCAGGGTGGTGAGGGGCTGGTGCGCGGGAGGGTGGGGGAGCAGCCGGAGGGACCCCTGGCCGAAGAGGGTGTCCAGCTCGTCCTCGACGCAGGGGCGGAAGCGCTCGCGAACGTGGACCTCGGGGAGGCGCGTGTCGCGGGCCTGCTCGAGACCCTGGAGGAGGAGCTCCTGGATGAAGTCGGGGGCGAGCACCTTGGAGTCGAAGTAGCTCTTCTCCACGCGGGCGGCGTTGACGAGCACCACGCGATCGACGCCGAGGGAGGCCACGGCGGGCAGGACCTTCTTGAGCGCCTTGGGGCGGGGGATGGCGAGCAGGAGGTCCACGCCCGCGCGAGCGGGAGGAGGGGCGGTGAGGGTGGCGCGGAGGTGGAGGACGCCCGGGGAGTTCTCCAGCACTTCGCCGGTGCCGACGAGGCCACCGAGCCGGCCCACGCGCAGGGTCTCTCCGGGCTCGGCGCGCAGCACCTCGCGGGCGTGCTGGGCCCGGCGTCCCGTGAGGCGGGCGGTGCCGTCGGGGAGGAAGTCCTCGTCGAGGAGCAGGAGCAGGTTCACGGGAGGACTCCATGCCTCGGGAGGGGAGGGGCTGCAAGCCGAGAGCGATGAGGGACCGGTTCGAAGGCTCGACGCTGCGTGGACGCTGGCGGAACCGCGCTGGGTGGTGGCCCTGCGGACGCTGGCATCCGGTCTATGTCCCCGCGACTGGAACAACATCGCGAGCCGCCTGAGCGCCCGGTCCAACCCGGGCGCGAGGTGAGGCACGCTGGTGGCGGCACGGAAGCGAACTGGTATGACAGGCATACCAGTTGGCTCGGACCGAGACCGAAGGGGGCCTTCCTTCACGGCCGCTCCCAGTGAACGGGGCTCACGAGCCGGCCCGGCCCGGGAACTCAGCCGCCTCCCCGCCTGTCTGCTTGCCGACCCAGGCAGGCTGCCGTAAAGCGGGAGCGTGCGTCCCCTCTGCCTGCGCTGCCGCCGTCCCCAGGCCACGTGCTACTGCGCGCGCCTGCCGCGCCTGGAGACACGTACACGCGTCGTCTTCCTCCAGCACCCCCGCGAGCGGCGCGTGGCCATCGGCACCGCTCGCATGGCCCACCTCTCGCTCCCCAACTCCGAGCTGCACCTGGGCGTGGACTTCTCCGGCCACTCCCGGCTGCAGGCCCTGGCCGCGGACCCCGGACGCGTCGCCGTGCTCTTCCCCGGCCAGGGAGCCATGACCCTGGAAGAAGCGGCCGCGCGCCCTCCCGAGGCGCTCATCGTCGTCGACGGAACGTGGCCCCTGGCCAAGAAGGTCGTGAAGACCAACCCGCTCCTCGCGAGCCTGCCGCGCATCGGCTTCACCCCGCGCCGCCCCAGCAACTACCGCATCCGCGCCGAGCCCGCCGACCACTGCGTCTCCACCATCGAGGCCGTCGTGGAGGTGCTCGGAGCGCTCGAGGGCGGAGACCCGACCCGCTTCGACGCCATGCTGCGCCCCTTCGAGTTCATGGTGGACACGCAGCTCGAGAGCCAGTCCCACCGCGACGATCCGCCGCGCCGCCGCATCTACAAGAGCCCCTGGCGCCCGCCGCTGGAGCTGCGCTCGCTGGCCGACGAGCTCCCCCGGCTCGTGCTCCTGTACGCCGAGGCCAATGCCCACCCCGCGGAGGAGGGCATCCCTCCCGAGCTCGTCCACCTGGTCGCGTGCCGCCCCGCCACCGACGAGCGCTTCGAGGCCATCCTCGCTCCCCGCCAGCCGCTGGCGCGCAGCACGCCGCTGCACACGGAGCTCCCGGAGGAGGTTCTCCGCGCGGGCGAGGACCGGGACTCCGCGCTGGGTCGCTTCGAGGCCTTCCTGCGCCCCGATGACGTGCTCGCGGTGTGGACCACGTATGCGCTGGATCTGCTCTGGCGGGACGGTGTCAGCCGCCGGGCCGCCGCGAACATCCGCCTCGCCGCCGCCCGGGCCCTGAAGGGCAAGGCCGGAGGCGTCGAGCAGGCCGTGCCGCTGCTGGGCGCTCAGCCCCCCGCGCTCTGGGCGCCGGGCCGCGCGGGCCGCCGCATCCAGGCGCTGGAGGCCGTGGTCCGCGAGCTGGTCCGCCGTGGCCTGGCCGAGCATCCGCCGAGCTCGCGGACCGGATCCTGAGCCCCGCAACACCTGGCCCCTGAAGCTCTCGGCTCAGACGCGCTGGCTGTCTCCAAAGGAGATGCGGAAGCTCGGAGCCGCAGGCCGCCAGGGACGGGTGAGCCTGCGCACCCACCGGCCCAGGCGTGCCACGGAGTAGCTGGCCACCAGCAGGCCCACTCCGACGAGGATCGCCGGTCCGAGCTCGAGGCTGGGACCCAGGCGCTCCGCCAGGCCCGGAGTCCCCGCCCACCCGTACACCACGGGCAGGTGGAGCACGTAGACCCAGAGCGACAGCCGCCCCAAGGGCGCCAGCCGCCGGGACAGCCGCACCGGCACGAAGCTCACCGCCGCCAGCACGAGCAGCCCCTCACCCACCCGCATCGCCACGAGCCACGCGCTCGTCGGGCTCCAGTCCTCCGGGAGCCGCAGCGTCACACCGAGCACCACCGCGCCCAGCGCCGCGAGCGCCAGGCCCTGCGGCCAGCCCGGTCGCAGCAGGCGGAACAACTGAGCCGACAGCGCGCCCGCGAAGAAGAAGCCCGCCCAGGGGAACAGCGGGAAGTGGCTGCCCTCGACACCCAGGGCCTGTCGCAGCGGGATGGGCAGGTGCGGCCCCAGCTGCCACACCGCGCCGCTCGCCAGCGGGATGCCCACCGCGAGCACCGCGAGCAC
This DNA window, taken from Hyalangium gracile, encodes the following:
- a CDS encoding c-type cytochrome gives rise to the protein MLRKILMGFGALVGLIILGGVGFYAYVTYQANKTYDIPLPDIRRDTSPEALARGEVIFMSLCVECHAPAGEIHAVGAPVTVLPPELGYLHSANLTSDPVGGMGNVKDEEIARMIIHGVNHEGKLRPMVRFWTMADEDIAAVIGFMRQDRPEFAPEPKKAPPSETTFLGNIVQVFVLGVHTEKRPPVKAPAKAPTVEYGKYLSEAMFDCVACHTQGLEVNEVKAAKDTAFTGGFEFDQKQSGTEGVIYSTNLTPHETQGLGKWTLEQFKVAMREGIAPDNQVLRTPMPRFRRLDDVQLEAMFKFLKSLPARESPKFAREPLPRAKVDPSAAPEKLFSSLGCNYCHGPKGQYRDKLKNAISKQPEEVAKWIRNPESFKPGTQMPTFAPLLDEGQALELARWVQSKNGEP
- a CDS encoding NAD(P)/FAD-dependent oxidoreductase, which translates into the protein MRPIDVAIVGGGPAGLAVAIHAARRGFSTVVFDRQALPADKACGEGLAPPGLRELEALGARQYLTSADCAPIVGIRYLQEDGTDVSGRFAPTPGLGIRRTALASALTRTAREAGVTLRERCGVANVLRSPERVLLTTATGEEVEARLLVAADGLASPLRQAQGLDEPVKPHAPRRFGLRQHFRVRPWSDFVEIHLSRGLEAYVTPAGNERVGVAFLWEDGKVEDAISFPSLLQRFPALRERLEGAPADSQARGAGPFLRKVRGRTLDRFVLVGDAAGYVDAITGEGLTLALRGASALGHLLPEVLARGASRASLVPYERAVARHYWRYALSVRLMLAIARYPALRARVLHGLARYPRLFESLVNFVTS
- a CDS encoding isoprenylcysteine carboxyl methyltransferase family protein, whose translation is MVLFHTAFLVACALEPLALHRPFPGLLGYVSLGGAIASQALRYWAISTLGERWNTRIIFVPGATPVTDGPYRYIRHPNYVAVILEFAFLPLIHGGYLTAILFSLGNAVLLYVRIRAEEQALGAEYQQAFAHRPRFLPKAAPEPPGLPPP
- a CDS encoding aminopeptidase P family protein, producing the protein MTTQSEAAAAQAASEAAAQPAAAQPVTSEPQAAPAKPASHDTVPPPALLDFMMKRWKPANRKLPPKLKHADAFRARRRALSQLFPGETLVIPTGHEKVRANDTHFRFRPGSDFYYLTGNTEPDCVLVLQPKEGGGHTDILFVEPNPGRSDATFFTDRVKGELWVGPRLGVKESQARFGVDEARGLPELKDFLAGLHGAVARPTRVLRGYSAKVDDVLPAQAERDKGLAQALSEMRLLKDAQEIRELQSAIDSTQRGFEDVIASLKTARTERTVEGIFGLRARVEGNDVGYGTIAAAGSHACVLHWTRNDGPVKKGDLLLLDAGVEANTLYTADITRTLPISGKFSKEQREIYELVLEAQEQAIAAVKPGNDFMEPNRVAMRVLAAGLERLGILPDAQEALKDEHQFYKRYSLHNVSHMLGLDVHDCAQARQEAYKYGKLQAGMVLTVEPGLYFQTDDLTVPARYRGIGVRIEDDVVVTARGCKVLSGAIPRQAKDVEAWMKRVWAKARK
- a CDS encoding 16S rRNA (uracil(1498)-N(3))-methyltransferase, which gives rise to MNLLLLLDEDFLPDGTARLTGRRAQHAREVLRAEPGETLRVGRLGGLVGTGEVLENSPGVLHLRATLTAPPPARAGVDLLLAIPRPKALKKVLPAVASLGVDRVVLVNAARVEKSYFDSKVLAPDFIQELLLQGLEQARDTRLPEVHVRERFRPCVEDELDTLFGQGSLRLLPHPPAHQPLTTLGVGAAPRVVLAIGPDGGWVPFEAELLEAQGFRPFTLGPRILRVETAVPVLLGQVALLRENISPPNSR
- a CDS encoding tRNA-uridine aminocarboxypropyltransferase, producing MRPLCLRCRRPQATCYCARLPRLETRTRVVFLQHPRERRVAIGTARMAHLSLPNSELHLGVDFSGHSRLQALAADPGRVAVLFPGQGAMTLEEAAARPPEALIVVDGTWPLAKKVVKTNPLLASLPRIGFTPRRPSNYRIRAEPADHCVSTIEAVVEVLGALEGGDPTRFDAMLRPFEFMVDTQLESQSHRDDPPRRRIYKSPWRPPLELRSLADELPRLVLLYAEANAHPAEEGIPPELVHLVACRPATDERFEAILAPRQPLARSTPLHTELPEEVLRAGEDRDSALGRFEAFLRPDDVLAVWTTYALDLLWRDGVSRRAAANIRLAAARALKGKAGGVEQAVPLLGAQPPALWAPGRAGRRIQALEAVVRELVRRGLAEHPPSSRTGS
- a CDS encoding acyltransferase family protein, with product MQLSSSFSLRPPRHPALDAARGFAVVAMVLGHTLDALLSPAARADVWVQRYWELRGITAPLFLLVSGWAVVAALDPRPGAAKATFGRRMRRALLLIFLGYLLHWPGWETVQWLGWSEALGSRLFAFDALQCIGFSLMVGAAVLALVTGNKARIAVLAVLAVGIPLASGAVWQLGPHLPIPLRQALGVEGSHFPLFPWAGFFFAGALSAQLFRLLRPGWPQGLALAALGAVVLGVTLRLPEDWSPTSAWLVAMRVGEGLLVLAAVSFVPVRLSRRLAPLGRLSLWVYVLHLPVVYGWAGTPGLAERLGPSLELGPAILVGVGLLVASYSVARLGRWVRRLTRPWRPAAPSFRISFGDSQRV